ACCCAGTTCGGCAGCGAAGCCAGCACAGCGCTGCAGCGGTGACGAGACGATCGCGTCCCAACCGTCCAGCCCTGCCAGGGCCTCATTCATCTGTTTCCAGCCGGCCGGCGTCAGCGCATCATCGATGCTCCCGCGGAAACCGCCGCCGCGTTCGGTTTCGCCGTGTCGCAGCAGCTCGAGGATCATTGGCCGGCCCTGCCGGACACGGCGGCTTCGGCGAACGTGGCCATGCCGTTGTGCAGGACGCAGGCCAGGCGCAACAGCGGGACCACCGCTGCAGCTCCACTGGCTTCGCCCAGACGCATGCCTATGTCGAGCAACGGTTTGGCCTTCATCGCCTCGAGTACGTGGCGATGGCCGGGCTCGGCACTGCTGTGACCGAACAGTAACCAGGGTCGCACTCCAGCGTTCAACCGGACCGCACAGAGCGCAGCGACCGAACAGATGTATCCATCAACCAGTACCGGAACACCACGCTGCGCGGCTCGCACATAGGCGCCAGTCAAAGCAGCGATTTCCAAGCCCCCGAGACAGGCAAGCGCATCGAACGGCAATGCCGTCCGCGACGCATGCAACCTCAAGGCTTTCTCGATGACGCGCAGCTTATGTCTCACCCCGGACGCGTCCAGACCGGTGCCAGGCCCGACCAGAGCATTGGGCGCGAGACCGAGCAAGGCGCTGGCCAGTGCGCTTGCGCTGGTGGTGTTGCCGATCCCCATTTCACCTGCGATATACAGGTCGGCGCCCTCTTCGGCCGTCGCTTCGAGAGCGTCATGTCCGGCATGCAGCGCCAGTTCACATTGTTCGTTGGTCATCGCCGCGGTACGGGAGAAATTGGCCGTCCCTGCTGCGATATTCAGATGTTTGACGCCTGGCAGCTCTTCGATGGGCACCGCCAGGCCGAGGTCGAAAACACGCAACCGGGCATCCAGCGATTTCGCCAGCACACTAATCGCCGCCCCACCATTGGCAAAATTGGCCAGCATCTGACCGGTCACGGCCTGGGGGAAGGCGGAGACGCCTTCGGCAACGACGCCGTGATCGGCGGCAAATATATGAATCGCCACGAGCCCGGCCTGCGGCTGGTCGCGGCCCTGAAGCGCGGCCAGCGTGGTGGCAACCTCCTCCAGCCGACCCAGCGACCCGGGCGGCTTGGTCAGTTCACCCTGTCGGGTCATGGCGCGGGCGCGACACGCCTCGTCCGGTGATGCGGCAGGCGCTTCCCACCATGCGCGCTTCACGCTTTCCCTCCCTTGAGAATCATCGGTAGCCCTGCCACGCAAAACGTGACCCGATCGCTCAATCCGGCCAAGGCCTGATGTAGCCATCCCGCTTCATCGACATAGCGGCGCGTGAGCTCCCCCATCGGCACGACACCGAGTCCGGTTTCGTTGCTGACCAGGATGATGTGTCCCGGTAATTGAGGCAGAACTTCAATCAACGCGGAACGCTCGGCAGCCAAACGCTGCGGGTCGTTATGCAGCAGCAAATTGGTGAGCCAAAGGGTCAGGCAATCCACCAGCACGCAGCGGTCCTCTGCGGCTATCTGGCGCAGAGCATCTGCCAGCGCAACCGGCTCTTCGACAAGGCCCCAGTGGGCAGGCCGTTGGGCGCGATGGCGTGCAATACGCTCGGCCATGGCATCGTCCAGCGGCTGGCTGGTGGCGACGTAACTGACGGTCTGACCGGAGGCGGCAGCGGTGTCTTCCGCCAACCTGCTCTTGCCGGAACGTGCACCGCCTAATATTAACTCGATCATATAGTTAGACCTATTACTTCGCGTAACCTGGGAATATCCATATGCCGTTCTATCAGGTCCGCCAGACGGTCGATATCACGCGCGCGAAGCCCAGCGTAATCCTGCCCTTCGACCCGTTCGACGCCGGCCCAGGCAAGTAAAGCACCGCTCGCCTCGGCCGCCTCGAACAACCCGTGTAGATAGGTACCGGCTACCAGACCGTCCTCGCTCAAGGCTCCATCCGACTGGCCGTTGTCGAAATTCACCAGGGCCCGAGCCAGGGCCGGCCCTGAGCTTATCCCCGCGTGAATTTCATAACCACGTACGACCGCGTCGTCCAGCACCAGCCGCCCTGAAACGTTGGTCAGACGCTTCTGCGCCTGCAACGTCGTTTCGAAATCGAGCAGGCCGAAGCCCGGCGAGTCACCCGCCGGCCCTTCCAAACCCAGCGGGTCGCAGACGCGCTTGCCGAGCATCTGCAGGCCGCCGCAGATCCCCAGGACCCGACCGCCGTAACGCAAATGTCGCTGGATTGCTGTTTCCCAGCCGTGTTCACGGAGGAACGCCAGATCAGCGCGCACGCTTTTTGAACCAGGAAGGATGATCAGGTCTGCCGGCGGAATAATCTCGCCCGCGCGTACGAATTGCAGGTCGACCTGCAGATGCAGGCGCAACGGGTCGAAATCGGTGTGGTTGCTGATGCGCGGCAATACCGGTACGACCACCTTCAACGCTGCCTGGGATTTGCTCGCCTGGCGCGCATTCACTGCGTCTTCGGCTTCCAGATGCAGGTCGTGCAGATACGGCAGCACGCCCAGCACCGGCACACCGGTGCGCGCCTCGAGCCAGTCGATACCCGGCTGCAGCAGGCTCACGTCGCCGCGAAAACGGTTGATGACGAAACCGCGTACCCGGGCGCGTTCAGTCGGCGACAGCAGCTCCAGCGTGCCGACCAGATGGGCGAACACGCCACCCTTGTCGATATCGGCGACCAGCAGTACCGGGCAGTCGACTGCCTCGGCGAATCCCATGTTGGCGATGTCGCCTTCACGCAGGTTGATTTCGGCAGGCGAACCGGCACCTTCGACCATGATCACGTCATAGCGCTGACAGAGACGCTGATGCGAGACCAGCACGGCGCGCATCGCCTCGGGTTTGTAGGCGTGGTAGGTCCGGGCATCCATGCAGCCAATCGCGTGCCCGTGGATGATCACCTGCGCCCCGGTATCGGTATTTGGCTTCAGCAGTACCGGATTCATATCGGTGTGCGGCAAGACGCCTGAGGCCTCGGCCTGGACCGCCTGGGCGCGCCCGATCTCTCCGCCATCAACCGTCACCGCTGAGTTCAGCGCCATGTTTTGCGGCTTGAACGGCGCCACACTGACGCCCTGACGACGCAGCCAGCGGCATAGCGCGGTCACGAGCGTACTCTTGCCGGCGTCCGAGGTGGTGCCCTGCACCATGACGGTAGGCATGATCAGCGAAACTCCCGCACGGGCTGCAAGGCCAGGCTCAAGCGCTTCCAGCCGGACTCGTCCGCCGGCAAGCCGATACGCAGGGCCGATTGCTCGGCAAACAGCCGCGTGAGGATCCCCTGTCTGGCAAATGATTCATATATCGATATCGACTGTGCGTCTTGAACCCACTGAAACAACGCGCAGCCGCCGGAGGGAGCAAGGCTGCGGGAAGCCAGCAGCTCGGCAAGCCGCCAACCGTCCGCGGCGAGGCGATCACGCCAGTCCTGCTGGGTTTTCCAGTCAGCCAGAGCGAGCCGTCCGACATAGCGAGTCGGCCCACTGACAGCCCAAGGTCCCAGTCGCTCCGCCAGTGCCTGACAAACCGGCTCGGCGGCCAACACGAAACCCAGCCGTGCACCACCCAGCCCGAAGAACTTGCCGAGCGAACGCAGCACGACCAGACCGGGAAGATGTGAATGCGCGGCGAGGCTATCCTCGGGGGTCGGGTCGACGAACGCCTCGTCGACAATCAGGCAGCCACCGCGACTCGCCAGGTGCGAGTGCCAGCCGAGAAGCTGATCGACAGTGAACCGTCGTCCGGTCGGATTGTTGGGGTTGATCACAACAAGCACGTCGATATGCGCGAGACCGGCTTCCACATCCTCTGAACCCAGCGACTCGGGCACGAAGCCGGCCGCTTCCCAGGCATGGCGATGCTCGGCATAACATGGCTCGACGATGCCCACGCGCTTACCGGCGAACAGAGAAGGCAATGCCTGTATCGCCGCCTGCGATCCCGCCACGGCAAGGATCGAGTCGGCGCCGTAATACGCTCGCG
The nucleotide sequence above comes from Halopseudomonas xinjiangensis. Encoded proteins:
- the cobT gene encoding nicotinate-nucleotide--dimethylbenzimidazole phosphoribosyltransferase — its product is MKRAWWEAPAASPDEACRARAMTRQGELTKPPGSLGRLEEVATTLAALQGRDQPQAGLVAIHIFAADHGVVAEGVSAFPQAVTGQMLANFANGGAAISVLAKSLDARLRVFDLGLAVPIEELPGVKHLNIAAGTANFSRTAAMTNEQCELALHAGHDALEATAEEGADLYIAGEMGIGNTTSASALASALLGLAPNALVGPGTGLDASGVRHKLRVIEKALRLHASRTALPFDALACLGGLEIAALTGAYVRAAQRGVPVLVDGYICSVAALCAVRLNAGVRPWLLFGHSSAEPGHRHVLEAMKAKPLLDIGMRLGEASGAAAVVPLLRLACVLHNGMATFAEAAVSGRAGQ
- the cobU gene encoding bifunctional adenosylcobinamide kinase/adenosylcobinamide-phosphate guanylyltransferase, giving the protein MIELILGGARSGKSRLAEDTAAASGQTVSYVATSQPLDDAMAERIARHRAQRPAHWGLVEEPVALADALRQIAAEDRCVLVDCLTLWLTNLLLHNDPQRLAAERSALIEVLPQLPGHIILVSNETGLGVVPMGELTRRYVDEAGWLHQALAGLSDRVTFCVAGLPMILKGGKA
- a CDS encoding cobyric acid synthase, whose translation is MPTVMVQGTTSDAGKSTLVTALCRWLRRQGVSVAPFKPQNMALNSAVTVDGGEIGRAQAVQAEASGVLPHTDMNPVLLKPNTDTGAQVIIHGHAIGCMDARTYHAYKPEAMRAVLVSHQRLCQRYDVIMVEGAGSPAEINLREGDIANMGFAEAVDCPVLLVADIDKGGVFAHLVGTLELLSPTERARVRGFVINRFRGDVSLLQPGIDWLEARTGVPVLGVLPYLHDLHLEAEDAVNARQASKSQAALKVVVPVLPRISNHTDFDPLRLHLQVDLQFVRAGEIIPPADLIILPGSKSVRADLAFLREHGWETAIQRHLRYGGRVLGICGGLQMLGKRVCDPLGLEGPAGDSPGFGLLDFETTLQAQKRLTNVSGRLVLDDAVVRGYEIHAGISSGPALARALVNFDNGQSDGALSEDGLVAGTYLHGLFEAAEASGALLAWAGVERVEGQDYAGLRARDIDRLADLIERHMDIPRLREVIGLTI
- the cobD gene encoding threonine-phosphate decarboxylase CobD, which gives rise to MLEHGGRLRQAAAQYGIPLADWLDLSTGLAPYAWPLQPVPAEVWQRLPEEQDGLEEAARAYYGADSILAVAGSQAAIQALPSLFAGKRVGIVEPCYAEHRHAWEAAGFVPESLGSEDVEAGLAHIDVLVVINPNNPTGRRFTVDQLLGWHSHLASRGGCLIVDEAFVDPTPEDSLAAHSHLPGLVVLRSLGKFFGLGGARLGFVLAAEPVCQALAERLGPWAVSGPTRYVGRLALADWKTQQDWRDRLAADGWRLAELLASRSLAPSGGCALFQWVQDAQSISIYESFARQGILTRLFAEQSALRIGLPADESGWKRLSLALQPVREFR